TTCTGGATGTTCGCGTGGACGCGGTCGTTGATGAAGCGCGCGTGGCGTTCCTCGCGGTGGCGGTTGGCGTTGACCTCGGAGACGAGGTAGGCCAGCGCCGGCTTGCAGGCGCCGCAGTCGCGCCCCGTCCCGCAGGCCGCGGAGACCTCGGAGACCGACTCGAGGCCCTGTTCGCGCACCACGGCGGCGAGGTCCTCGCGCGTCTGGCGCTTGCACGGGCACAGGTAGGCGGGCTCGTCGGCGACCTCGCCGCCGGCGGCCAGCGCGACGAGGTCGACCACGGTCGCCTTGCACGAGCCGCAGCCCGTGCCGGCGCGGGTCATCGCCATCACCTCGCGCGGCGTGCGCGCGCCCTCCTCGGTGACCGCGGCCGTGATCTGGCCCTTGCAGACGCCGTTGCAGTCGCAGACCTGGGTGTCGTCGCTCCACTCGGCGGGGCCCGCCTCGGCCGAGGCGGCGAGCACGGCGAGCGGGTCCTCGACCTCGTCCCCGCGGCGCACGAGGCCGAGCAGCGCCTCGGCGCCACGCACGTCCCCGAGGAGGATGGCGCCCGCCGCCCGGCCCTCGTGCACCACGAGCTTGCGGTAGACGCCGCGCCCCGCGTCCTGCGAGACGACCTCGCCGTCGCCGTCGGTGGCCCCGATGGCCACGAGCGGCACGTCGGAGACCTTGAGCTTCGCGCTCGGGATCGAGCCCTCGTAGGCGGCGGTCGTGTCGCCGCAGATCGCCGCGGCGGCAGTGCGCGCCTGGTCGAGGATCGGGGCGACGAGCCCGTGCACGATCCCGCGGTGCTGGGCGCACTCGCCGACCGCCCACACGCCGTCGACCGTGGTGCGCAGGCCGTCGTCGACGACGATCCCGCGCTCGACGGCGCAGCCGGTGGCGCGGCCGAGCTCGGCCTGGGGCCTGATGCCGATGGAGACGACCACGAGGTCGGCCTCCAGCTCGTCGCCGCCCGCGAAGCGCAGCCGGTCGGGGGCGATCTCGGCCGTCTGGCGCTCGAAGAGGACGTCCATGCCCAGGGCGCGTTCGAGCAGCGCGGCGGAGCCGGCGTCCAGCTGGCGCTCCATGAGCCGGTCCATGAGGTGCACGACGGTGACCGCGCAGCCCTGGGAGGCGATGCCGCGCGCGGCCTCGAGGCCGAGCAGCCCGCCGCCGATGACCGCGGCGTGCCTCGCGGTGGTCGCCGCGTCGCGGATGGCGTCGCAGTCCTCGGGGCCGCGGAAGGGGTGGACGTGGGGCTGGTCGATGCCGGGGATCGGCGGCATCAGCGCGTCCGACCCGGTGGCGAGGACCAGCGCGGTGTAGGGCAGCTCGGCGCCGTCGTCGAGCACGACGAGGCGCTCGGCGGCGCGGACCTCGACGACGCGGCGTCCGACGAGCGTGCCGACGTGGTGGTCGGTGAACCACTCGGCGGGGCGCAGCGCGAGCGTCTCGCACGAGGCGCCCGACACGAGGATCTCCGAGAGCCGGACGCGGTCGTAGGGCAGCCGCGGCTCGGCGCAGACCAGCGTGATCGGGGTCAGCGCGTCGAGCTCGCGCACCGCCTCGCAGACCGCCTGGCCGGCGATGCCGCCCCCGACCACGACGACGCCAGGGGCGCCCGGGACCGTGCCGTCCATGCTCATGCGGGCATCGTGGCCGGGGGCGGTTTCGCGTCCGCGACGCTCGTGTTTCGAGCTGATGACGCGTGGAGGTCGAGCAGCTGACGGACCTGGCCGGCGCAGCCGCCACAGCCCGTCGAGGCGCGCGTGGCCGTCGCGACCTGCGCCACCGTCCGGGCCCCGCCGCCGACGATCGCCTGCTCGATCGTCCCCGCCGTCACGGCGTTGCAGGAGCAGACGAGCTCGTCGGGGTCGGGCGGTGCCGGGGGCCGGGTCGCGGCCGGGCCGTCGAGGAGCCCGTCGTCGACCGCGTGGCCGGTGCGCAGGAGCGTCGAGCAGCGCCGCGCGTCGGCGACGTCGCCGAGCATGAGCGCGCCGACGAGGCGGTCGCCGTCGAGCACGAGCTTGCGGAACACGCCCCGGCGGGTGTCGCGCAGGACGACCTCGTCCTCACCGTCGGCGGCCTCGGGCCGGCCGCCGCAGAACAGGTCGACGCCGGCGACCTTGAGCGTCGTGGCGGGGACGACGGGGTGGAAGGCGGCGGGGTCGCCGGCGATGCCCGCGGCGGCGACCCGGGCCTGCTCGGCCAGCGGCGCCCAGAGCCCGTAGACCGTGCCGCGGTGCTCGGCGCACTCGCCGACCGCCCAGACGCGCGGGGCGCCGGCGCGCAGCTGGTCGTCGACCTCGATCGCCCGGCCGACCGGCAGGCCCGCCGCGGCGGCCAGCGTCGTCTCGGGCCGCACGCCCGCCGCGACCACCACGACGTCGGCGGGCAGCCGCGTGCCGTCGTCGAGGACGACCGCGTCGGCCTCGATCGCGGCGGCCAGGCGCCCGCAGCGCGCGGTGATGCCGCGGGCGGCGAGCGCCCGGGCGAGCATCGCCGCCGAGGCCTCGTCGAGCTGGCGGCCCATGAGCCATGGGGCCGCCTCGACGACGTCGACCGCGGCGCCGCGGCCGGCCAGGCCGGCGGCGGCCTCGAGGCCGAGCAGGCCGCCGCCGAGG
The DNA window shown above is from Conexibacter sp. SYSU D00693 and carries:
- the nirB gene encoding nitrite reductase large subunit NirB, whose amino-acid sequence is MSMDGTVPGAPGVVVVGGGIAGQAVCEAVRELDALTPITLVCAEPRLPYDRVRLSEILVSGASCETLALRPAEWFTDHHVGTLVGRRVVEVRAAERLVVLDDGAELPYTALVLATGSDALMPPIPGIDQPHVHPFRGPEDCDAIRDAATTARHAAVIGGGLLGLEAARGIASQGCAVTVVHLMDRLMERQLDAGSAALLERALGMDVLFERQTAEIAPDRLRFAGGDELEADLVVVSIGIRPQAELGRATGCAVERGIVVDDGLRTTVDGVWAVGECAQHRGIVHGLVAPILDQARTAAAAICGDTTAAYEGSIPSAKLKVSDVPLVAIGATDGDGEVVSQDAGRGVYRKLVVHEGRAAGAILLGDVRGAEALLGLVRRGDEVEDPLAVLAASAEAGPAEWSDDTQVCDCNGVCKGQITAAVTEEGARTPREVMAMTRAGTGCGSCKATVVDLVALAAGGEVADEPAYLCPCKRQTREDLAAVVREQGLESVSEVSAACGTGRDCGACKPALAYLVSEVNANRHREERHARFINDRVHANIQKDGTFSVVPRMYGGVTTPEELRRIADVAEQFDVPLVKVTGGQRLDLLGVKKQDLPAVWEALGMPSGHAYAKAVRTVKTCVGEDFCRFGLGDSMGLGVELEKAWEGLHTPHKVKAGVSGCARNCAEATIKDVGLVAVGEGRWQVRVGGAAGGNVREADVLATVDSRAEALRVATTFLQLYRENADFKERTYDFVPRWGLDRIREEVLGEASGAALRERFRLAKAAVTDPWLERREPYHPRQFTDLDDEPAAAREPAVVGPPEEALR